One Tetrapisispora phaffii CBS 4417 chromosome 2, complete genome genomic region harbors:
- the RAV1 gene encoding Rav1p (similar to Saccharomyces cerevisiae RAV1 (YJR033C); ancestral locus Anc_1.457), whose amino-acid sequence MSLNFLPGRPNETIQTTCQATWQNHVILAYCSGNNLILLSNAYTRLQTIYINSDCVAVDINSRNGFIALAYANKVNIYKPIHQVMRNPKWVLCCEIMHDESDVNCIKWGSQEEIIVGSNYLSFWKINDEFGIYKPVLLWNKRQPKPVYICTISDDSQFVASVGKFDKTVKFWRKNTISGEQVLFHLTLLPHTDFVTFLKWKQLDADKSHSKDNGSSISRNGSFKSIGGRSNISSFEDPSLTQTLYTLSTDKKLQVWSCHDINSEKTVQNWGTIQLKDEQRFVFIADSTTLSKILKEDIFEKHNIVGIPDLLFIVSYNGNCEVISLENLSLNPPKPMSKKILFNKPLSKSFLITEPKFVYFSDAQAYISEDTKGMLSIVIHDLGGFVQHCNVDVDSLVKDSSNEIVHNNYMFTGHNKSIQRLIRSSDGEAMLTISRFSENCVWCPLKISNGSTLWLKNIISTEVPIVHAVVHEKGNLVILLLENQKVQAWNCPNTYINREEKKAAIIAEFNLSETDEEFGHIATMFNTPEPKHNHNRHYIAIIYDNGKTRSFEVSSEGKIIEVSSDSLAVSDITVQDISIIDPVHSKFVSDRPLLSLISDSGVTRIYKANVNSSFKKITWIKSNEINTGIQNAKQVRGSSTGKLGVMDSSGKRFSLWDLNRGVLEYEEEFEDDIEDIDWTSNEYGQSIVSIGFTGFVLLYTQVRYDYTNNIPSYLPVEKIDITEHTAHDIGDSIWLNDATFVVASGNQLYIKDKSLDLSDEFVSRSIGSRKILSNDILHLNSVLNGPLPVYHPQFLIQSLYCNKLNLVKELVLRLFLEVRKINLNEYDISSLPSDLNVEREKFLVKSDKDYKIEIFPDPYPSFNKSVVESLIDLLTKTSLPYLTRHQQLTLITVIEAVQDLSENKDILDYNGLLFLLGVRLFHAHKPAQRGLTMRDVSWALHSDSKVLLLTSLDGRIGSWQSAKDHKISFWVTENDLIRKIEQIAKFEFSDGDTRDPSKCAIYYLALKKKQVLISLWKLSVGHPEQQKMIKFLNHDFTEERWRTAALKNAFALLSKHRYMDAACFFLLAGSLTDAMNVLYKQVNDIDLAITVCRLYEGDNGPILGDFLKRVFLPEAILQDDRWMTSFIYWKLRKSEVAIKALVTAPFELEDNRDLVKKVQCVNKSFLVEDPALIIMYERLRRKNIKYFIGAQEIENKIEANLIVRVCDIYRRMGCDFLALSLVTNWKFMMPVKNPKIHYTQDSQKENFGINTMASEPTTTNRMRPSLFDKFNDDSSNFKQYKNTLPQTNATKNMLDDFESSRNESGIANMLDDFTNSKPTPQSKNLLDSFTVPSPAPQAKSLRDDFTSPTPIAKPKSLLDDFVTPTQVLEPKNVLDSFSASNKTSSVTSESKSHGPSKPTKPKNLLDDFM is encoded by the coding sequence ATGTCCTTAAATTTCTTACCTGGTCGACCAAACGAAACTATTCAAACAACATGTCAGGCTACATGGCAGAATCATGTTATTTTAGCATATTGTTCTGGTaacaatttaattttattatcgAATGCATATACAAGATTGcaaactatatatataaattccGATTGTGTTGCAGTCGATATTAACAGCAGAAATGGGTTCATCGCTCTTGCTTATGCTAACAAGgttaatatttataaaccTATTCATCAGGTAATGAGAAATCCAAAATGGGTTTTATGTTGTGAAATTATGCATGATGAATCAGATGTTAACTGCATTAAGTGGGGCTCtcaagaagaaattattgTTGGATCGAACtatctttctttttggaaaattaatgatgaGTTTGGTATTTATAAGCCAGTGCTATTATGGAATAAAAGGCAACCGAAGCCAGTATATATCTGCACTATCTCAGATGATTCACAGTTTGTAGCAAGTGTAGGAAAGTTTGATAAGACTGTAAAATTTTGGAGAAAAAATACTATTAGTGGTGAACAAgtattatttcatttaacGCTACTGCCACATACAGATTTTGTCACATTTTTAAAGTGGAAACAACTAGATGCAGACAAGAGTCATTCAAAGGATAATGGGTCTAGTATAAGTAGAAACGGCTCTTTTAAAAGCATAGGAGGACGCAGCAATATTAGTAGTTTTGAAGATCCAAGTTTAACTCAAACATTATATACTTTATCAACAGATAAGAAATTACAAGTATGGTCATGTCATGATATTAATTCGGAAAAAACTGTTCAAAATTGGGGTACCattcaattaaaagatgaaCAACGTTTTGTTTTCATTGCAGATAGCACAACGTTATCTAAAATTCTGaaagaagatatttttgaaaagcATAATATAGTTGGTATACCtgatcttttatttattgtatcGTATAATGGTAATTGTGAAGTAATCTCATTGGAAAATTTATCTCTAAATCCACCAAAGCCAATGAGTAAAAAGATCCTATTCAATAAACCATTATCGAAATCGTTTCTTATAACTGAACCAAAATTTGTGTACTTTTCAGATGCACAAGCTTATATTTCTGAAGATACTAAAGGAATGCTGTCGATTGTAATACATGATTTGGGTGGTTTTGTACAACACTGTAATGTTGATGTTGATTCGTTAGTTAAAGATAGttcaaatgaaattgttcACAATAATTATATGTTTACAGGACACAATAAGTCGATTCAAAGATTGATTAGAAGCAGTGATGGTGAGGCAATGTTAACAATCTCTAGATTTTCTGAAAATTGTGTATGGTGTCCCCTCAAAATTTCTAATGGTTCAACACTGTGGCTAAAGAACATCATATCAACTGAAGTTCCTATAGTTCACGCAGTTGTTCATGAGAAGGGAAATTTAGTTATACTTCTATTGGAAAATCAAAAAGTCCAGGCATGGAATTGTCCAAATACATATATCAATAGGGAAGAAAAAAAGGCTGCAATAATTGCCGAATTCAATTTATCTGAAACTGATGAGGAATTTGGACACATAGCGACAATGTTTAATACACCGGAACCAAAACACAATCATAACCGTCATTACATTGCTATTATATATGACAATGGTAAAACACGTTCATTTGAGGTGTCCAGTGAAGGGAAAATCATTGAAGTATCATCTGACTCCTTAGCTGTATCAGACATTACCGTTCAGGACATATCTATTATTGATCCAGTACATTCTAAATTTGTCAGTGACAGACCTCTGCTTTCTCTAATATCCGACTCTGGTGTCACAAGAATTTACAAGGCAAATGTGAACtcttcatttaaaaagATAACATGGATAAAATCAAACGAAATTAACACAGGCATACAAAATGCGAAACAAGTTAGAGGATCTTCGACTGGAAAGCTGGGTGTTATGGACTCTAGTGGCAAACGTTTTTCTTTATGGGACTTAAATAGAGGAGTTCTTGAATATGAAGAAGAGTTTGAGGATGACATAGAAGATATTGATTGGACTAGTAACGAATATGGTCAAAGCATTGTTTCTATTGGATTTACTGGTTTTGTTTTACTATATACACAAGTTAGATATGATTATACCAACAATATTCCGAGTTATCTCCCCGTTGAAAAGATCGACATAACAGAACATACTGCGCATGATATAGGTGATTCTATTTGGTTAAATGATGCCACGTTTGTCGTTGCATCAGGTAATCAATTATACATAAAAGATAAGTCTCTAGATTTGTCTGATGAATTTGTATCACGTTCAATTGGCTccagaaaaatattatctaatgatattttacaCTTGAATAGTGTTTTAAATGGTCCTTTACCAGTTTATCACCctcaatttttgattcaaTCTTTATACTGTAATAAACTAAATCTGGTTAAAGAATTAGTCTTAAGATTATTTTTAGAAGTACGAAAGATTAACTTAAATGAGTATGATATTTCATCTCTTCCATCAGATTTAAACGTAGAAAGGGAAAAGTTTTTGGTAAAATCAGATAAAgattataaaattgaaatatttccaGATCCATACCCATCTTTCAATAAATCTGTTGTCGAATCATTGATTGATCTGCTTACAAAAACTTCTCTTCCATACTTAACTCGTCATCAACAATTGACATTAATCACCGTAATAGAAGCAGTTCAAGATTTATCCGagaataaagatattttagaCTATAATGGtctattgtttttattggGAGTAAGATTATTTCATGCACATAAACCTGCGCAAAGGGGATTGACCATGAGAGATGTTTCCTGGGCATTGCATTCGGACAGTAAAGTATTGTTATTGACCTCATTAGATGGCCGTATTGGATCATGGCAGTCTGCAAAAGACCATAAGATATCGTTCTGGGTCACAGAGAATGatttaataagaaaaattgaacaaattgctaaatttgaattttccGATGGTGACACTAGAGATCCAAGTAAATGTgcaatatattatttggctctgaagaagaagcaaGTTCTAATCAGTTTATGGAAGTTAAGTGTTGGTCACCCAGAGCAACAAAAAATgatcaaatttttgaacCATGATTTCACTGAAGAAAGATGGAGGACTGCTGCATTAAAAAATGCGTTTGCTTTATTGAGTAAGCACCGTTACATGGATGCAGCATGTTTCTTCCTATTAGCCGGTTCGTTAACAGATGCAATGAACGTGTTATATAAACAAgttaatgatattgatttagCTATCACTGTTTGTAGATTGTACGAAGGTGATAATGGGCCCATTTTGGGTGATTTTTTAAAGAGAGTATTTCTACCGGAGGCTATATTACAAGATGATAGATGGATGACtagttttatttattggAAACTTAGGAAATCTGAAGTTGCTATAAAGGCATTGGTAACAGCTCCTTTTGAATTAGAGGACAATAGAGATTTGGTTAAAAAGGTACAATGtgttaataaatcattcCTAGTAGAAGACCCAGCATTGATCATTATGTATGAAAGATTAAGAAGgaaaaacattaaatatttcattgGTGCtcaagaaattgaaaataaaattgaagcCAATTTGATAGTTAGAGTTTGTGATATTTATCGTCGGATGGGTTGTGATTTTTTGGCTTTATCCTTGGTAACAAATTGGAAATTTATGATGCCTGTTAAAAATCCTAAAATCCATTATACACAAGATTcacaaaaagaaaattttggaattaaTACTATGGCATCAGAACCTACAACCACAAATAGAATGAGACCAagtttatttgataaatttaatgatgataGCTCTAActttaaacaatataaaaatactTTGCCTCAAACCAATGCAACAAAGAATATGCTGGATGATTTTGAATCTAGTAGAAACGAATCTGGAATAGCGAATATGTTAGATGATTTTACAAACTCGAAACCAACCCCacaatcaaaaaatttacttGATAGTTTTACAGTTCCAAGCCCAGCTCCACAGGCCAAAAGTTTACGGGATGATTTTACAAGTCCAACCCCAATAGCAAAACCAAAGAGTCTGTTGGATGATTTTGTCACCCCAACTCAAGTTTTGGAACCTAAAAATGTTCTTGATAGTTTCAGTGCTTCGAATAAAACTTCTAGCGTTACCTCCGAAAGTAAATCACATGGACCTAGTAAACCAACTAAACCAAAAAACCTTTTAGATGATTTCatgtaa
- the RAD26 gene encoding DNA-dependent ATPase RAD26 (similar to Saccharomyces cerevisiae RAD26 (YJR035W); ancestral locus Anc_1.459): MDEAELKLKLGVNVLSQSSLEQKIENDATSLVNRQLLENEENRLERAQNALTLVLKKKVTLERKINNASRISVRNNLQDQLTKLMKTEFIAAQKDIREIKERLHDIKTNNDKSNISHHKKSDRLENESEKEYLIRTGQLTAFGTRVTFQIEDEDSLSFTENSHENQRSFMLANEQMIENLTDESDLDREINNNIKDELDSEYKDDSDDSFISDEGNDDEKTIDEASSTPVKYSPGEVRDDGDELNYQKRLRSWVKQRSKNRIDDKNKDINEWLKPHPDIPDAKLNDNFKIPGEIFSLLFNYQKTCIQWLYELNKQNCGGILGDEMGLGKTIQIIAYLASLHHSDRLNGPVLIVCPATVMKQWCNEFHHWWPPLRTVIIHQIGAGMSRNRKEEDMSDSELEQFIMNSNPDEYSYEDMKDHSSRTKSQIKLKSNIVNLIDKVIKDGHILITTYVGLRVHSDKLLDVNWSNVILDEGHKIRNPNSEIALTCKKLRTPNRIILSGTPIQNNLNELWSLFDFIYPGKLGTLPVFQQQFVIPINMGGYANATNVQVQAGYKCATALRDMISPYLLRRVKADVAKDLPTKKEMVLFCKLTMYQRSKYLEFLNSKELEQIQKGKRQVLFGIDILRKICNHPDLLERDNKRLEKSYGDAKRSGKMQVVKQLLLLWKKQGHKALIFTQTKQMLEILEEFISFKDDALNNIKFLRMDGSTNISQRQSLVDQFNNEDFDLFLLTTRVGGLGINLTGANRIIIFDPDWNPSTDMQARERAWRIGQKREVSIYRLMVTGTIEEKIYHRQIFKQFIANKILSDPKQKRFFKMNELHNLFTLGDENGHATEELEQEVQKHTKDLQDSVTKESDDFEQVVSLNGVSKLESFYSGKVQEKHKTEDDHLMEGLLGKGSLESVQSQKYLEESHSRASSKIVEREANKIAEQALNALKKSRKVTKKYDIGTPTWTGKFGQAGKISKGKKIKKNAGSASIIANIRKAKSESKNFIKPEEDNQVLTENESILLRIREYLFHKDGNFASSSDIINNIGVKLTDQDEVIKVRALLRSIATFDKEKRGWTLNYDF; encoded by the coding sequence ATGGATGAGGCTGAACTAAAACTGAAGCTTGGAGTCAATGTACTATCACAAAGCTCATTAGAACAGAAGATAGAAAATGATGCAACGAGTTTAGTAAATAGACAACTTCTTGAGAATGAGGAAAATCGTTTAGAGAGAGCTCAAAATGCTCTGACTTTAgtattaaagaaaaaagttACATTGGAAAggaaaattaataatgcaTCAAGAATATCAGTTAGAAACAACTTACAAGATCAGCTAACCAAGTTAATGAAAACTGAATTTATTGCGGCTCAAAAAGATATCAGggaaattaaagaaaggCTACATGACATAAAGAcgaataatgataaaagtAATATATCACATCATAAAAAATCTGATAGATTGGAAAATGAAAGTGAAAAggaatatttaataagaaCTGGTCAACTTACAGCATTTGGAACTAGAGTCACATTTcaaattgaagatgaagatagTTTGTCATTTACAGAAAACAGTCATGAGAATCAACGCAGTTTTATGTTAGCAAATGAACAAATGATCGAAAATTTAACGGATGAATCTGATCTGGATagagaaataaataataacataaaaGATGAGTTGGATAGTGAATATAAAGATGATTCTGATGATAGTTTTATTTCTGATGAAGGAAATGATGACGAAAAAACTATTGATGAGGCTTCATCTACACCTGTAAAATATAGCCCTGGAGAAGTTAGAGATGATGGAGATGAGTTGAATTATCAAAAGAGACTTCGAAGTTGGGTTAAGCAACGTTCTAAAAATCGAATAGATGACAAAAACAAAGATATTAACGAATGGTTAAAACCTCATCCGGATATCCCAGATGCCAAGTTGaatgataattttaaaattcctggtgaaatattttctttgttatttaattatcaaaaaaccTGTATTCAATGGTTAtatgaattgaataaacAAAATTGTGGAGGTATATTAGGTGACGAAATGGGATTGGGTAAAACCATTCAAATAATAGCATACCTGGCATCTTTGCATCACTCAGATAGGCTAAATGGCCCTGTTCTTATAGTATGCCCCGCAACTGTAATGAAACAATGGTGTAATGAATTTCATCATTGGTGGCCCCCACTTCGAACTGTAATTATTCACCAAATAGGTGCTGGTATGTCCAGAAACAGGAAAGAGGAGGATATGAGTGATTCTGAATTGGAACAATTTATAATGAATTCCAATCCCGATGAATATTCGTACGAGGATATGAAAGATCATTCATCCAGAACAAAATCCCAAATCAAACTTAAATCtaatattgtaaatttaatagatAAAGTAATAAAAGATGGACACATACTGATAACCACTTATGTAGGTTTAAGAGTGCATTCGGATAAACTGCTAGACGTCAATTGGTCTAATGTGATATTAGATGAAGGCCATAAAATAAGAAACCCTAATTCAGAAATTGCTCTAACTTGTAAGAAGCTAAGAACTCCAAACAGAATCATATTATCTGGTACGCCAATTcaaaacaatttaaatgaattatgGTCactttttgattttatttaccCTGGTAAACTAGGAACGTTACCAGTATTTCAACAGCAATTCGTAATTCCAATAAATATGGGAGGTTATGCTAATGCCACTAATGTTCAAGTTCAAGCAGGATATAAATGTGCAACCGCATTACGAGATATGATATCTCCTTATTTATTACGAAGAGTCAAGGCTGATGTTGCCAAAGATCTTccaacaaaaaaagaaatggtGTTATTCTGCAAATTAACGATGTACCAGCGAAGCAAGTATTTGGAATTCttgaattcaaaagaattagaaCAAATACAAAAAGGAAAACGGCAAGTTTTATTTGGTATCGATATTCTAAGAAAAATCTGTAATCATCCTGATTTATTGGAAAGAGATAACAAACGATTGGAAAAATCCTATGGTGATGCGAAAAGATCAGGTAAAATGCAAGTTGTGAAAcagttattattattatggAAAAAACAGGGACACAAGGCTTTAATTTTTACTCAGACAAAGCAAATGCTTGAAATTTTGGAAGAATTTATATCTTTCAAAGATGATgctttaaataatatcaaatttttaagGATGGATGGTTcaacaaatatttcacAGAGACAATCCCTTGTTGatcaatttaataatgaagattttgatttatttttacttaCCACAAGAGTAGGTGGCCTCGGCATTAACTTAACGGGTGCCAATAggattattatttttgatcCAGATTGGAATCCATCTACGGATATGCAGGCTCGTGAACGTGCATGGAGAATTGGACAGAAACGAGAAGTTTCAATTTATAGATTAATGGTAACAGGAActattgaagaaaaaatttacCACAGGcaaatttttaaacaatttataGCAAATAAGATATTAAGCGACCCAAAACAAAAAAGGTTTTTTAAGATGAATGAGCTTcataatttatttactttAGGTGATGAAAATGGACACGCAACAGAGGAATTAGAACAAGAAGTGCAAAAGCATACAAAAGACCTTCAAGATTCAGTCACTAAAGAAAGTGACGATTTTGAACAGGTAGTAAGCTTAAATGGTGTTTCAAAATTGGAAAGTTTCTATAGTGGAAAGGTACAAGAGAAACACAAAACAGAAGATGATCATCTAATGGAAGGCCTTTTAGGCAAAGGTTCTTTAGAATCTGTTCAATCTCAAAAATATCTTGAAGAATCTCATTCTAGAGCTTCATCCAAAATAGTTGAAAGAGAGGCTAACAAGATTGCAGAGCAAGCGTTAAATGCTTTAAAGAAGTCCCGAAAAGTTaccaaaaaatatgatatcGGTACTCCAACCTGGACCGGTAAATTTGGACAAGCTGGGAAAATTAGTAAAGGaaagaaaatcaaaaaaaatgctGGGTCAGCTAGTATAATTGCAAATATCAGAAAAGCTAAAAGtgaatcaaaaaattttatcaaaccagaagaagataatCAAGTTTTGACAGAGAATGAATCCATTTTGTTAAGAATCAGGGAGtatttatttcataaaGATGGGAACTTTGCATCATCTAGtgatataattaataatattggtGTTAAACTAACAGATCAAGACGAGGTTATAAAGGTAAGGGCTCTTCTTCGTTCAATTGCCACGTTTGACAAGGAAAAGAGAGGCTGGACTTTAAATTATGATTTTTAA
- the PET191 gene encoding Pet191p (similar to Saccharomyces cerevisiae PET191 (YJR034W); ancestral locus Anc_1.458) produces the protein MGASCHDQKRAVAICLQRSPCVMIQRNTPQKCIEDPALSKDLPELCLAQMKAFLDCKRGMVDMTKRFTGNATLSTGKYDEQYDKLCKGDFDPRDELHKLELLNSQRKE, from the coding sequence atgggTGCTAGTTGTCATGACCAAAAAAGAGCAGTTGCCATCTGCTTGCAAAGGTCACCATGTGTGATGATTCAAAGAAATACCCCACAGAAATGTATCGAAGATCCAGCTCTTTCTAAGGACCTTCCTGAACTATGCTTAGCACAAATGAAAGCTTTCTTGGATTGTAAACGAGGTATGGTAGATATGACTAAGAGGTTTACTGGTAACGCAACTTTATCTACTGGTAAATATGACGAACAATATGATAAGCTATGTAAAGGGGATTTTGATCCAAGAGATGAACTACATAAATTGGAACTATTGAATAGCCAACGCAAGGAATAG
- the TPHA0B04010 gene encoding uncharacterized protein (similar to Saccharomyces cerevisiae YEL023C; ancestral locus Anc_1.460) — protein MGDKNKNIILCFDGTLENFGAQPFTNVLKIYQMLDTSDKSKQVCYYQPGIGTSADFDQSYHFKRILTGSYIKNIVDAMFAFSLASNIKKVYQYLMKHWNYGDRIYMFGFSRGAFIARVLAGMLERVGLLNEGLEHLIDMAWNIYSYWESAEQPTIPNYTLSIVEEFKRTFCTSHPIEVHFQGLFDSVNSVGIIRDRSFPYTQRSNIVNHIRHALAIDERRGKFKQQNFEFDVNHQSHLISKYRRHIYVKINSESWNASSNKDKHTMWDVKSRGHFQSTTRSLSPFLPPTDPLSSSKLKLSKTLELPNKLMLNLSIYSSSLDPISTKVNVEGNFIIAQVPRKKLENKYCPDLVEKWFSGDHADIGGSWAINCKTQELVSTIPLRWMLAEAITFGVNFKDQSIHKFDEETSTINSILTPINDCLRFAQKKHLPKLFIDTQNDLNLDTNIPGSSEQNINQLKRDLQKGKNIKRTKEELLKHMFNISCGSISKPMILLWWCLEYVPIGNRIITSEGRLKTIFIPNLGRTRDIPESASLHWSVYWRIKYDPNYRPNNLPTYVKNILYEFEGIRFGKKNQNYYRSSMLL, from the coding sequence ATGGGtgataagaataaaaacattataCTGTGTTTTGATGGAACACTTGAAAATTTTGGTGCGCAGCCATTTACAAATGttttaaagatttatcaAATGTTAGACACATCTGATAAATCTAAACAAGTGTGTTATTACCAGCCAGGAATAGGGACTTCTGCTGACTTTGACCAATCTTATCATTTCAAACGAATTCTCACAGGttcatatattaaaaatattgttgaTGCAATGTTTGCTTTTAGTTTAGCTTCCAATATTAAAAAGGTTTATCAGtatttaatgaaacatTGGAATTATGGTGATAGAATATACATGTTTGGATTCTCACGAGGTGCTTTTATTGCAAGAGTTTTGGCAGGAATGTTAGAGCGAGTTGGGCTATTAAACGAAGGATTGGAGCACCTTATCGATATGGCATGGAATATCTACTCATACTGGGAATCTGCAGAGCAACCAACTATACCAAACTATACACTTTCTATAGTAGAAGAATTTAAGAGAACGTTTTGTACTTCACATCCAATTGAAGTCCATTTTCAAGGTTTATTTGATTCAGTAAATTCAGTAGGAATAATAAGAGACAGATCATTTCCATATACACAGCGCTCTAATATTGTAAATCATATTAGGCATGCATTGGCAATTGATGAGAGAAGAGGTAAATTTaaacaacaaaattttgaatttgatgtTAACCACCAGTCacatttaatttcaaaatacaGAAGGCATATCTAtgtgaaaataaattctgAAAGCTGGAATGCTAGTTCAAATAAGGACAAACATACAATGTGGGATGTTAAATCACGCGGACATTTTCAATCAACAACTCGGTCTCTAAGCCCTTTTTTGCCTCCAACTGATCCACTTTCCAGctcaaaattaaaattatcaaaaacatTAGAGCTGCCCAATAAACTTATGCTAAATTTAAGTATATATTCATCTTCCCTAGATCCAATTTCAACAAAGGTGAATGTGGAAggtaattttataattgcTCAAGTACCAAGGAAGAAGCTTGAGAACAAATACTGCCCTGATCTCGTAGAAAAATGGTTTTCTGGGGATCATGCTGATATTGGCGGTAGTTGGGCAATAAATTGTAAAACTCAAGAACTTGTAAGTACCATTCCTTTAAGATGGATGTTAGCTGAAGCCATAACATTTGGtgtaaattttaaagatcAATCAATTCACAAATTCGATGAAGAGACATCTActataaattcaattctGACGCCAATTAATGATTGCCTGAGGTTTGCTCAGAAAAAACATCTACCAAAACTATTTATTGATACCCAGAATGACTTAAACCTAGACACTAATATACCAGGGAGCTCTGAGCAGAATATCAACCAGTTAAAGAGAGATCTCCAGAAAggcaaaaatataaaaagaacaaaagaagaattattaaaacatATGTTTAACATTTCATGTGGTAGTATAAGCAAACCTATGATACTGCTTTGGTGGTGTTTAGAATATGTTCCGATTGGGAACCGTATAATAACTAGTGAAGGTAGATTAAAGACAATTTTTATACCAAACCTCGGGAGAACAAGAGATATACCAGAATCAGCTAGCCTACACTGGTCAGTTTATTGGAGAATAAAATATGACCCCAATTATCGACCAAATAATCTTCCTACTTAcgtaaaaaatatattatatgagTTTGAAGGGATAAGGTTTggtaaaaaaaatcaaaattattatcgAAGTTCAATGTTActttaa